The Triticum urartu cultivar G1812 chromosome 5, Tu2.1, whole genome shotgun sequence genome contains the following window.
AATCATCGGTGCTATTTATAAGACCAACCTTTGATAGCCCAAAGTCAGTCAACTGCATGGAAAGGGGGGGAAATCCAAATCATTCTGCAGCACAACATAACTTAAGACTAGAAAGTAGAGCTTTTGTTTACTTGAATATTTTAATGATCATTTCATAAAAAAATCTCAAAACACAAAGGGAAACATGTATTATAAGAACATAAATGATAGAAGTACCGAGACTTAACCTTTATATGGCCATCACGGGAGATTAACAAGTTGTCGGGCTTCAAATCACGGTGAATCACATTCAAAGAATGCAGATACTCCAATGCAAGAACCTAAAGGTAGAATGAAATTTCTATTGTTCATCATTTCAAATAAGAATAAAATCTAAGGTGGGATCACCAATACTGTGAGTCAGGGCATTATAACTTACCAGTTCTGCTATATATGTCCTTGCCATATCTTCACCCAAACAACCTAAGCCTCTCAAGAGGGAATAGAGATCTCCTCCATTCAAGTACTCCATAACAAGATAAAGGTTTTCCCTACATGTGAAGGAGTAGAAAAATCGAACCTGTCCATTACAGATGGAAGTTAAGTGAAGTCCAGAATCACACCATGCTGAACATTCAACTTACGTACCACAAATGGGTTACGAGCTGATATTAAGATGTCACGCTCCGCCAAGATGCTTTCAACTGCATTCTTGCGGATCATATCAGCTTTCTTCAGCACCTGCGTTCGTGATGATACCATCAAGATTTAGGACTAATGATTAAAACTCACCATTGGAGCTAGCAATGCACATTTTGTGGCAAGCAAAGCTAGCAATGCAAATCGTGTATGGTTCTTAACTTTCATTTATTTTGAAGAGTTCTCTAATTCTCTTGAGCAAGTCATCCATTTAATAACATCATCACTAGTACACAATGAAATAAAGAAATAACAAATGCTATAAGGAGCTTGGAATTTTTTTTATGGAACCTTCTGAGAAATGAACAAACCAAAGCCCAGATGAATTCTTCAATGTTCAGTATAAAGGAGCTAGGACATTGTGAAGGAATTAGCATATGGAAGCTGGCGTTCTGCTCATTACCTTGATGGCAAAAAGGTCTCCTGTTACCCTTTTCTTTGCAAGAAATACACGCCCAAATGCACCACGACTGATTGGCTTTATAATTTCGAAGTCCTCAATTGAGGTACGGTCCTTAAATTTCCCATTTAGCTGGCTTGTTCTTGAGCTTACACTATTCTCCAAAGGACCATCTTCATCTATTGGACCTAAAGATTCGGTGCTCATATCATCTATTTGTCCGCATAATTGCATAAATTTCTCCCTGAGAGCTCACAATGTTAATAAGAGAGTCAGGGTAATATTTCAGGTATCCAACTAGAGTCACAGAAGTGCAGTTATGACAATGATAAATGAATCAGAAGTATTAAGTGGCACAAAGATACATTGAAAACAGTCAATATACTTACTGTAATAACTTGGCTATCCTTCTTCCAAAAGTCTCCACAACAAGGGCATCCACATTTCTCGTGTCAATAACAGCATTCAGATCTTCAAGGTAAGAGCTCAAGTCCTCCAGTGAGTTGTACTCTGAACTTTTTATGCTCTCAATGCCTCTAGCGATAGTCAGTAAACTTTCGACCTGCCAAAGGGTAGTATATTGGAAGTTTGGGCCATCAAAGAAGCTTAGTTTATTATAGCCTCTAAATAAAATCAAACAAATAAAACTTGAACGAAGAGTAAAGAAGGATTAACAAACCTGCTGAAAATTCTCTAGTTCGACGAATGCCTTGTGTTTAGTCAGCTGTGATTCTTCGTGGTTAGTTCTTGGTGTCAATAATGGTAACTGCGAAAAGTTTCCTGATGCAGGTGTCAGTGCTCCCTGGCAATTTCATTGACATGATGTCAGCAATCAATTACGATCAAGTCAGAAGAACTTTAATTGTTTGAAACCAGAGAGGCAACTAACTTCTGAAAACAGTTCTGATGATGGCACTGTCAACAGATGAGACAAATCATTATCATGATCCATGGATCCATCGGATTCTTCTGTTAAACTCGATGTGCTAGCTCTTGTGTTCTCAGGATGATGAAATTCCGCATCATGTGGGCTCTTTGCGTCAAAGCAAGCAAGCACCCTCTCAAGCACCTCGGCAACCCTTTGTAGCCGCTTGTCAGTACTCACGCCCTTGGAATCACACCGATCAGCAAGCGTGCATGCTATGAAATGGCCTTCCGCACAAGACATCGGGATCTCAAAATCGCAGATCCTGCATATCATCCTTGGCTTTCCATCAACGATTATTTGTTGGGCCCCTGGGTACTCTGGTGAAATCTCGATCTTGACTGCCGAGTCCCCAAGAGAAGCCAGGCCGTCCGGATGAATGCTAGCTGCGTCAATCCTCTCAACAATCTCATCCACGTCGACCTTGTTCCTGGTTATTGCCTTCTTTGTTGGGGTGATCTTGTCCTCCTTTGCCTCCGCGTTCTTATGGCGAGCAGGAGACGGCAGCTTCTTCCAAGACGATATCTTGCCACTGCTGCCGCTGCCGGGAGAATCACCGGTATCTCCCAAGAAGTGCCGCCCCGCGAAGTCGAGGGTAAGGTGCTTGTGCTCCAGCATCCTCCTCCTTATGAGCCTCTCCTTAAGCTCGGTTAAGCTGGAGGTGCTCCTGCGGCCTAGGTCCGTCGAGCCGCCGTTGGTGGACTGCAATGGGTAGAGGCCCAGGTCGCTGAGCTGGTGCAGGCCAAGCACGTGCTGGTGCTTGCCGTCAGCATCGCCGCAGTAGCCGCTGAGCTCCTTGCGGAACTGCAGGAGCCGCGTGCAGCGGGTGAGGATGAAGAGGATGCGCGTGTGCGCCTGCTTGAGCGCCCCCCCTGCCGTGGTGAGCTCCTGGCGGCGGTCGTCGAGGGCCTGGACGATGCCCTCGCACTTGACCCAGAACTCCTCGGGGCTCATCTCGGCGCACTTCTGCGTGACGACGAGCAGGTCCTCGAGCGTGACGCGCCAGTACTGTTGGTCCTCCTCGTTGGCCGTGGCCCTCTCGAGGAGGCCAACGAGGTCCCCCGCGAAGACGCCGAGCTCGCAGTCCACCTCCTCCTTGAGCCTGATGAACTTGCTCTTGACGGCGCCGATGAACTCGTCTTCGCCACGCGGCCTGTTCCGCGCGGCCAGGTGATTCTGGTGCGCCGCCGCGCCCCCTGGGTTGAGCTCGTGCGAGAAGCTCTTGACGTCCGGCGCCCGCTTCCGCCGCCCGCTCGTCGCCCGCAGGATCGCCCGGAACCGTGGCGAGTCCATCTCCCTCCCTCCCGCCGCGCTCACCGCCGCCCTCCGCGCCTGTCCACCAACGCTGTCCTTCTGCACGCACCGGCGTCAGCCACGCATTACAGCAAACACAACGCCGGCATCACTCACACACCGACCAATCAACCATCCGGCGATCGATCGAGCCTTACCTCCATGATCTCACACCACCGCGCGCTCGTGGGGTCAAAGGGCCTCTGCGATCCGGGGAGGATCCTCCGTCGTCCTCGTCGCGCGCACGACCTCGCCCTCGCATTAAACTATGGCAGCAATGGATGGCGAACCGATCACCCGCCACGCGCGTGCGCGCTCTCTCATTTCGGAGGACGGCGAAAACCAGGACACGTGTCTTTTGGAGGAATTTATAAGTGCCGCGGGCCGCGGGGCCGCACGTGGGCCGCGCCTAGCACCGAGCGGCGTAGCGGGCCTCTCGCCGCGAAAGCCGGGCGGAACGGAGACCCGGCCCGGGGCCCGGTTATAAAAGCCTCGCTCGCCGCATGCCGCAACTACCGCCGCCTCCTCGAGCGGTCGAGCCCCGGCCTCCCATCTCCGATCTCCGTCTCTCCCGTCCCGCAGCGACGTCGACGCCGGTAGCCACCACGGCCGCCCTCCGCTCCGTGCGAACATTCAAGGCGATGCCgtcgcagcggagactttgacgACGGAGCAGGCGCCACCGCCACGAACCAACAGTGGCCGCGTGCGCGCGCGTGTGTACACTTCTACCGTTCTACGTGAGCGTGGGCGATCGGTTCACGTCCGTTGACCGGAGGCTGGGGCGTAGGTGTACGCAATGGCGGCCAGGGTGCACCACCACCACTACCCCGTGGTGGTGTCGGCAGCGGCGTCGCCTGCTAGGTCGGAGGACATGCGGCTGAGGCGGTCGCGTCCGCCTGCCAAGGCGGAGGACAGGCGGCTGAGGCGGTCTCCGCCGGTGTCGGTGGAGAAGGCGCGGCGGCAGGGGCGGCCGTCGCGGGGCGGGGCTGCGGTGGCGGGGACAGCGGCGGGGACGGCAGCTGGGTGCGCGGCCGTGTGCGCCTGCTTCCCGTTCGCCGTGATTGAGCTCGCCGTCCTAGCCACCGTGCGCGCCCCCGCCGCGATGTGCCGCCGCACCATCCGCGAGCGGCGCAACCGGCGACGCGAGGCCCGGGCCATGCGGAAGAAGGAGATGGAGGGCGTCATCCTCGGCGGGGACGCGTCGCCCAAGTCGGTGGCCGCGGCCCAGGCGAAGCACGCCGCGCTGAaggcggaggaggaagaggcggagCAGGGGTGGTGCCATTGGCCGGTCaagcccgcggcggcggcggtggctgcggccGAGGAGCTCgccgaggcggagaaggaggtgTGGGAGCGCTTCTACGGCACCGGCGGCTTCGGGAGGAGCCCGTCGGAGCACGACGAAACGTGGTGATCGCTCGGCGCGCGCCTTCTCCGGCCGGCGGTCTCGTCGGCCTAGTCGGTTTCTTGGCCTTCCTCCCTCCCTTCTTGGGCGGAGAGAAACCAAACTCCACTTCTTTAATTTTGCGATTAACGTAGCGTTAGTTGCAACTCTGTTCGTGTTTCTCTTCTCCCAAATTTTGTCTAATTGGGAGGAATGAAAAGAAACCATGCTGCTTGCTTAGGAAAAATTACATAAACACGGTGCATCGTTCCCAAATAAGTGTTCTCGTAAATTATTTTTCATACTTGATTGATCTTTACATATGTTAAGTACTACACATGATACATAAATAAAGGACGCCGATAAATGCCACACGTGTACGCGTTAGGAGGGTTGCCCACACATTTTATGTGGTGTATAAGAGGAACAGCCCACAGACTCATGTGTGGGCAAAAAAGTAATGCCCACACACCACTTTTTTTCTCTCCCGATCCCTCTCCCACGCGTGCGTGTGGGCGAAATAGATAACGCCGTATGTCAGGCCTCGTACCTTGTGGTCCCGCACGCCCGCGTGATATTCATCACGCGTCCCGCAGTTGCCATGGTCCAGACACTCGTCCATGTTCGTttaactgcagttgccatgtcgctgaacttcggttgccatgtcggacaactacagttgtcatggttgctcaactgcagttcTCATGTATGGTCTAATCTACTGCAGTTGCCATGATTTTCAAAACTTTAGGAGTTGCCACCCACTAAACACTAAGCAGATGCCAAGTAGCACTACAAGAAGGCATGACAAAAAAACATGTTTGGGTAAAAGAGAGAATTGCCATGTGCTCACAAGCAcgctagggcagttgccatgtaaaaAAAAGAGTTGTCATCTGCTTACGTGCACGCTACggcagttgccatgtaccatGCAAAAACACATGACAACTTGGGTAAAAAGAGTTGCCATCTACTTACAAGCAAAGCTAGGGCAGTTGTCATATACCTGCAGAAACACATGGCAACTGCCAGCTTTGGGTGTGGGCTAGGAGACGGGCGTGTGGGCGAAGTGATAAACGCCCACACACCAACCCCCTCTGCGTGTGTGAAACTAGTGTGTGGGCGAATTACTAAATGCCCACACACTAGCCCCCTGTGTGGTGAAAAAAGGACGTGTGGGCGACCGGATGAATGCCCACACACCAGCTTAGTCCTATGTGGTACACAAAAACTGCTAGAACGCGCCAAGATCCGTGCAGAATTGGTTGGACGAGGATCCATGCGTGTGGGCGAGTTGCCagacgcccacacgtgtgggcgttaacatTTTCATAAATAAATGGATGCAATTGAAATGAAAACATAAAAATATGGACTTGGTTTCATATTTAAAAATGATGTTTTTTCAGAGGAATATTAAAATATGATGTTATAAAAACCATTTCTCTAGTGCAAACAATTGATAGCATTTGTTTTCATAGCTAAAAAACCTTGCACGAATCTCAACCGTACTTGGTGTTGACTAAGAAAGGAAAAATCTGTCGGCGTGAATCTATGGTAATTTAAAATGCTTATTAAGCTGGCGTTTATATGCATGGTGCTTAGGATTGATACATGGATTTGAGGATTTCTTGCAAGGTGGCATCCAAAATTCCTCTTCGGTGATGGCCGGCCTTTCGACATGATTTACCCTCCATTTTCTGTGATGTTTGCGACAATGTGATTTCTATATATATGCATACTGACATGTAAGCATTGTATTCTCTCACGAGACTACAAGAAACCAAAAGCATGGATGAAGTATCTAATGAAAACTGCTTTCAAGTGGAAGATCGAACTCCGAGAGACTGAGTCGGCACATCATTTTAAGGTTGACGAAGTTGCCACATATGCCTTCGTAGTCGACGGGAACGCCTCCTCCTGCTGAACATACATCGCCAGATGGCTTGGAATAAATTCAGAAAAATGTTAAGTCTGGGACTTGAACTCTGGTGGGCAGTGAATACCACTATcatcctaaccatccaaccatgAGTTGATTCTCAATAAGCTTAGACGAGGTTGGATGTTGACACTAAGAATAAAAAGATAGTTGCCTAGTTGTCCCAGTGATAAGCTCGAGGTGAAGAGAATATGAACCCCTTTTAGCGAACCGCAACACCGGACCCCTTGATCGAAACACATCTAGTTTGATGAATGGGCT
Protein-coding sequences here:
- the LOC125507381 gene encoding probable serine/threonine protein kinase IRE isoform X1, which translates into the protein MEKDSVGGQARRAAVSAAGGREMDSPRFRAILRATSGRRKRAPDVKSFSHELNPGGAAAHQNHLAARNRPRGEDEFIGAVKSKFIRLKEEVDCELGVFAGDLVGLLERATANEEDQQYWRVTLEDLLVVTQKCAEMSPEEFWVKCEGIVQALDDRRQELTTAGGALKQAHTRILFILTRCTRLLQFRKELSGYCGDADGKHQHVLGLHQLSDLGLYPLQSTNGGSTDLGRRSTSSLTELKERLIRRRMLEHKHLTLDFAGRHFLGDTGDSPGSGSSGKISSWKKLPSPARHKNAEAKEDKITPTKKAITRNKVDVDEIVERIDAASIHPDGLASLGDSAVKIEISPEYPGAQQIIVDGKPRMICRICDFEIPMSCAEGHFIACTLADRCDSKGVSTDKRLQRVAEVLERVLACFDAKSPHDAEFHHPENTRASTSSLTEESDGSMDHDNDLSHLLTVPSSELFSEGALTPASGNFSQLPLLTPRTNHEESQLTKHKAFVELENFQQVESLLTIARGIESIKSSEYNSLEDLSSYLEDLNAVIDTRNVDALVVETFGRRIAKLLQEKFMQLCGQIDDMSTESLGPIDEDGPLENSVSSRTSQLNGKFKDRTSIEDFEIIKPISRGAFGRVFLAKKRVTGDLFAIKVLKKADMIRKNAVESILAERDILISARNPFVVRFFYSFTCRENLYLVMEYLNGGDLYSLLRGLGCLGEDMARTYIAELVLALEYLHSLNVIHRDLKPDNLLISRDGHIKLTDFGLSKVGLINSTDDLSGPDVSSALVGDNQPTDAEQRAHKRQQRQKQTAVGTPDYLAPEILLGMSHGPTADWWSVGVILFEILVGIPPFNAEHPQIIFDNIMNREIPWPQVPQELSSEAYDLIDKLLIENPVQRLGATGAGEVKAHPFFKGINWDMIARQQAVFIPCTDDEYDTSYFACRHAWGAADEQVTTAPNEYDDRSETSSMSCGSSPRSCDYEEDGDECGSMEEFGPPLSVKYSFSNFSFKNISQLASMNYDLMTKHNEDPLQSSRS
- the LOC125507382 gene encoding uncharacterized protein LOC125507382 is translated as MAARVHHHHYPVVVSAAASPARSEDMRLRRSRPPAKAEDRRLRRSPPVSVEKARRQGRPSRGGAAVAGTAAGTAAGCAAVCACFPFAVIELAVLATVRAPAAMCRRTIRERRNRRREARAMRKKEMEGVILGGDASPKSVAAAQAKHAALKAEEEEAEQGWCHWPVKPAAAAVAAAEELAEAEKEVWERFYGTGGFGRSPSEHDETW
- the LOC125507381 gene encoding probable serine/threonine protein kinase IRE isoform X2, encoding MEKDSVGGQARRAAVSAAGGREMDSPRFRAILRATSGRRKRAPDVKSFSHELNPGGAAAHQNHLAARNRPRGEDEFIGAVKSKFIRLKEEVDCELGVFAGDLVGLLERATANEEDQQYWRVTLEDLLVVTQKCAEMSPEEFWVKCEGIVQALDDRRQELTTAGGALKQAHTRILFILTRCTRLLQFRKELSGYCGDADGKHQHVLGLHQLSDLGLYPLQSTNGGSTDLGRRSTSSLTELKERLIRRRMLEHKHLTLDFAGRHFLGDTGDSPGSGSSGKISSWKKLPSPARHKNAEAKEDKITPTKKAITRNKVDVDEIVERIDAASIHPDGLASLGDSAVKIEISPEYPGAQQIIVDGKPRMICRICDFEIPMSCAEGHFIACTLADRCDSKGVSTDKRLQRVAEVLERVLACFDAKSPHDAEFHHPENTRASTSSLTEESDGSMDHDNDLSHLLTVPSSELFSEGALTPASGNFSQLPLLTPRTNHEESQLTKHKAFVELENFQQVESLLTIARGIESIKSSEYNSLEDLSSYLEDLNAVIDTRNVDALVVETFGRRIAKLLQEKFMQLCGQIDDMSTESLGPIDEDGPLENSVSSRTSQLNGKFKDRTSIEDFEIIKPISRGAFGRVFLAKKRVTGDLFAIKVLKKADMIRKNAVESILAERDILISARNPFVVRFFYSFTCRENLYLVMEYLNGGDLYSLLRGLGCLGEDMARTYIAELVLALEYLHSLNVIHRDLKPDNLLISRDGHIKLTDFGLSKVGLINSTDDLSGPDVSSALVGDNQPTDAEQRAHKRQQRQKQTAVGTPDYLAPEILLGMSHGPTADWWSVGVILFEILVGIPPFNAEHPQIIFDNIMNREIPWPQVPQELSSEAYDLIDKLLIENPVQRLGATGAGESR